In the genome of Vanacampus margaritifer isolate UIUO_Vmar chromosome 1, RoL_Vmar_1.0, whole genome shotgun sequence, one region contains:
- the brpf1 gene encoding peregrin — MGLDFDVKTFCHNLRATKPPYECPVETCRKVYKSYSGIEYHLYHYDHDNPPPAQATPHKKRKGRPPRASLAGSLDMDDSGGAGQGGGQGHGGNSPRSPGHSEPSLSPGRDAMTYAQAQRMVELEIQGRVHRISIFENIDVVSEEDSDAEDDPPSVTGANSGGVCNGSDGGGGEAGGAGKDRPDVASSNGGKSTPKSGKHKSKEKKKDGSAYHHGTQSGPAVKLPEAVFRELDQDRPDAPPRPSSYYRYMDKSVEELDEEVEYDIDEEDYIWLDIMNDKRRMDGVTPIPQEVFEYLMDRLEKESYFESHNKADPSTLIDEDAVCCICNDGECQNSNVILFCDMCNLAVHQECYGVPYIPEGQWLCRRCLQSPSRAVDCALCPNKGGAFKQTDDARWAHVVCALWIPEVCFANTVFLEPIDSIEHIPPARWKLTCYICKQRGSGACIQCHKANCYTAFHVTCAQQAGLYMKMEPVRETGANGTSFSVRKTAYCDIHTPPGSARPLGGVGGTSAASSQSEGEPEEDDEPAVVHDDDSRGWSSERAKRAKAKSRLKMKRARKILAERRAAAPVVSVPCIPPHRLSKITSNLTVPRKSQFMQRLHSYWTLKRQSRNGVPLLRRLQTHLQSQRHIIEPIPPQPSAQLPVRDCEEKQTVLKEQLKAWQRLRHDLERARLLVELIRKREKLKRETIKMQQMALEMQLTPLLVLLRSTLEQLQERDTNNFFTEPVPLAEVPDYLDHIDTPMDFQTMWNLLESHRYLTFEAFEGDFGLIVNNCLKYNAKDTVFYRAALRLREMGGVVIRSARRQADRIGFDYETGMHLPRDASPDTRRELERERQRERERERERERERDWPLSSNEDELLAPENRRRLPLDEQLHYVQARLEEASSGKHSIGQSRRAKALRKELSVIKRKLAHQREGGSAGARDSLGGGGGADRGLLPHHPSSAGHHDEGEESSSQELGGKDLSVSSSALAPEVGRRTSVLFSKKNPKMAGPPKRPGRPPKNRDPGYVTAGVAPSPIGPPQLPMLSPGRQRKRPRSPRTSSTSDTDSDNDDLLPGLPSNGFDGGNQPVTESFRVYRNDTRLPRSSSDSESTTSSSSSAASDRTSTTPSKPGRGKASFSRSAFHEDSSEETSGTENESYSVGSSRGVSHLVRGRARSGCWMTSDDYSSLEALDLVWAKCRGYPSYPALIIDPKMPREGVFHRGVPIPVPPLDVLKLGEQMTQEAREHLFLVLFFDNKRTWQWLPRSKLVPLGVDQELDKEKMLEGRKSNIRKSVQVAYHRAMQHRSKVQGDPSSETSDSD; from the exons ATGGGGCTGGACTTTGATGTGAAGACCTTCTGCCACAACCTGCGGGCCACCAAGCCGCCTTACGAGTGTCCCGTGGAGACTTGCCGGAAGGTCTACAAAAGCTACAGCGGCATCGAGTACCACCTGTACCACTATGACCACGACAACCCGCCTCCCGCGCAGGCAACGCCCCACAAGAAGCGCAAGGGCCGTCCGCCTCGCGCCTCGCTGGCCGGCTCGCTGGATATGGACGACAGCGGTGGCGCCGGCCAAGGAGGAGGGCAGGGGCACGGCGGGAACTCGCCACGCAGCCCCGGTCACTCGGAGCCTTCGCTTTCCCCCGGCAGGGACGCCATGACGTACGCCCAGGCGCAGCGCATGGTGGAGCTGGAGATCCAAGGACGCGTTCACCGCATCAGCATCTTCGAGAACATCGACGTGGTGTCTGAGGAGGACAGCGATGCTGAGGATGACCCGCCGTCTGTCACCGGCGCCAACTCCGGAGGCGTGTGTAACGGGAGTGACGGCGGAGGCGGCGAGGCGGGCGGCGCCGGCAAGGATCGGCCCGACGTTGCCTCCTCCAACGGGGGCAAATCCACGCCCAAGTCCGGCAAGCATAAAagcaaagagaagaagaaggacgGCTCGGCATATCACCACGGCACCCAGTCGGGGCCTGCGGTCAAACTTCCTGAGGCCGTCTTCCGGGAACTGGACCAGGACAGGCCCGACGCACCTCCCCGCCCGTCTTCTTATTACAG GTACATGGACAAGTCTGTGGAGGAGCTGGACGAGGAGGTGGAGTACGACATCGACGAGGAGGACTACATCTGGCTGGACATCATGAACGACAAGCGGCGGATGGACGGCGTCACGCCCATCCCGCAGGAAGTCTTCGAGTACCTCATGGACCGTCTGGAGAAGGAGTCCTACTTTGAAAGCCACAACAAG GCAGACCCAAGCACGCTGATCGACGAGGACGCCGTGTGCTGCATCTGCAACGACGGCGAGTGCCAGAACAGCAACGTGATCCTCTTTTGCGACATGTGCAACCTGGCCGTCCACCAGGAGTGCTACGGCGTGCCGTACATCCCCGAGGGCCAGTGGCTGTGCCGTCGCTGCCTGCAGTCGCCCAGTCGAGCGGTGGACTGTGCCCTGTGCCCCAACAAGGGAGGGGCCTTCAAACAGACGGACGACGCGCGCTGGGCTCACGTGGTGTGTGCCCTCTGGATCCCCGAG GTGTGCTTTGCTAACACGGTCTTCTTGGAGCCCATCGACAGCATCGAGCACATCCCTCCCGCGCGCTGGAAGCTGACCTGCTACATCTGCAAGCAGCGCGGCTCCGGCGCCTGCATTCAGTGTCACAAAGCCAACTGCTACACGGCCTTCCACGTCACATGCGCGCAGCAAGCGGGCCTCTACATGAAAATGGAGCCCGTCCGAGAGACGGGGGCCAACGGGACCTCCTTCAGCGTCCGCAAGACGGCCTACTGCGACATCCACACGCCCCCGGGATCCGCCCGACCCTTGGGAGGGGTCGGCGGCACCAGCGCCGCCTCGTCTCAGAGCGAAGGCGAACCGGAGGAGGACGATGAGCCCGCCGTGGTCCACGATGACGACTCCAGGGGCTGGAGCTCGGAGCGGGCCAAGAGGGCGAAGGCCAAGTCCAGATTAAAGATGAAGAGGGCCAGGAAGATCTTGGCTGAGAGAAGAGCTGCTGCTCCGGTGGTGTCGGTGCCGTGCATACCCCCTCATAG GTTAAGCAAAATCACCAGCAACTTAACAGTACCCAGGAAGAGCCAGTTCATGCAACGGCTTCACAGTTACTGGACCCTGAAGAGGCAAAGCCGCAACGGGGTCCCGCTGCTGCGGCGGCTTCAAACGCACCTGCAGTCCCAACGACACATCATCGAGCCCATCCCGCCGCAGCCTTCAGCCCAACTTCCCGTG AGGGACTGCGAGGAGAAGCAAACGGTTTTAAAGGAGCAGTTGAAGGCGTGGCAACGACTGAGACACGACTTGGAGAGGGCCAGGCTGCTGGTGGAGCTCATCCGCAAGAGAGAAAAACTCAAGAGGGAGACG ATTAAAATGCAGCAGATGGCGCTAGAGATGCAGCTGACTCCCCTCCTGGTGTTGCTGAGGAGTACCTTGGAACAGTTACAAGAAAGGGACACTAACAACTTCTTCACTGAGCCCGTGCCCCTTGCGGAG GTGCCGGACTACCTGGACCATATTGACACTCCCATGGACTTCCAGACTATGTGGAACCTTCTGGAATCCCACCGCTACCTGACCTTTGAGGCATTCGAGGGCGACTTTGGTCTGATTGTCAACAACTGCCTCAAGTACAACGCCAAGGACACGGTGTTCTACCGGGCCGCCCTGCGCCTCCGGGAGATGGGCGGCGTGGTCATCAGGAGCGCCAGGCGGCAAGCGGACAGGATCGGCTTCGACTACGAGACCGGCATGCACCTCCCGCGAGACGCCAGTCCCGACACTCGGCGGGAACTGGAGAGGGAGCGCCAACGGGAACGGGAACGGGAAAGAGAACGAGAACGAGAACGAGATTGGCCGTTGTCGTCTAATGAAGATG AGCTCCTGGCGCCCGAGAACAGGCGGCGGCTGCCTTTGGACGAGCAGCTGCATTACGTGCAGGCGCGTCTGGAGGAAGCCAGCTCGGGGAAGCACAGCATCGGCCAGTCCCGCAGAGCCAAAGCTCTCCGCAAGGAGCTCAGCGTCATCAAAAGGAAGCTGGCGCACCAGCGGGAAGGCGGCTCGGCCGGGGCCAGGGATTCGCTgggaggagggggcggggcagATCGGGGCTTGCTCCCGCATCACCCGTCCTCTGCGGGGCACCACGACGAAGGCGAAGAGAGCAGCAGTCAGGAGCTCGGCGGCAagg ATCTGAGCGTGTCGTCGTCTGCATTGGCTCCAGAGGTGGGCCGACGGACGTCCGTGCTCTTCTCCAAGAAGAACCCCAAAATGGCCGGACCTCCCAAAAGGCCCGGACGCCCCCCTAAAAACCGGGATCCGGGCTACGTCACGGCAGGGGTGGCCCCCAGCCCCATCGGGCCCCCGCAGTTGCCCATGCTGTCGCCGGGCAGGCAAAGGAAGCGTCCCCGCAGCCCTCGCACCAGCTCCACCTCCGACACTGACAGCGACAATGACGACCTGCTGCCGG GACTGCCAAGTAACGGATTTGACGGGGGGAACCAGCCCGTGACGGAGAGTTTCCGCGTGTACAGAAACGACACGCGCCTTCCGCGTTCCAGCTCCGACTCGGAATCAaccaccagcagcagcagcagcgccgcctCCGACCGGACCAG CACGACGCCGTCCAAGCCGGGCCGAGGAAAAGCGTCGTTCTCGCGCTCGGCTTTTCACGAGGACAGCAGCGAGGAGACGTCGGGCACGGAAAACGAGTCGTACTCCGTCGGAAGCTCCCGGGGAGTTTCGCATC TGGTACGCGGCCGGGCACGGTCGGGATGCTGGATGACGTCGGACGATTACTCGTCGCTGGAGGCGCTGGACCTGGTGTGGGCCAAGTGCCGAGGCTACCCTTCCTATCCCGCCCTG ATCATCGACCCCAAAATGCCCCGGGAGGGCGTGTTCCACCGCGGCGTCCCCATCCCCGTCCCCCCGCTGGATGTTCTCAAACTCGGCGAGCAAATGACCCAGGAAGCCCGCGAGCACCTCTTCCTGGTCCTCTTCTTTGACAACAAGAGAACCTG gcaGTGGCTCCCGCGCTCCAAGCTGGTGCCGCTGGGCGTGGACCAGGAGCTGGACAAGGAGAAGATGCTGGAGGGCCGCAAGTCCAACATCCGCAAGTCGGTGCAGGTGGCCTACCACCGGGCCATGCAGCACCGCAGCAAAGTGCAGGGAGACCCCAGCAGCGAGACCAGCGACAGCGACTGA